The proteins below come from a single Spirochaetota bacterium genomic window:
- a CDS encoding endonuclease has product MGTVYLIHFNKKLHHARHYLGYAEDVEKREKRHRSGDGSRLLHACNLQGIKYRIVRKWENVDRNFERKLKNRKEGPKLCPVCNKKLKGKLP; this is encoded by the coding sequence ATGGGAACGGTCTATTTGATTCATTTCAATAAGAAATTGCATCATGCCCGGCACTATCTCGGTTATGCCGAAGATGTCGAGAAGCGCGAGAAGAGGCACCGCTCTGGAGATGGATCTCGTCTACTTCATGCCTGTAATCTCCAGGGGATAAAATATCGTATCGTGAGGAAATGGGAAAACGTAGATCGCAATTTTGAAAGAAAACTCAAGAATCGGAAAGAAGGTCCAAAACTGTGCCCGGTCTGTAATAAAAAACTGAAAGGGAAATTGCCATGA
- a CDS encoding ParB N-terminal domain-containing protein produces the protein MKKLTTMQVSPKLLQPSPELLSVQHLFPWNNDDLERTAADIRKNGIRDAIKVYQNADGEFFIIGGLTRHNIALEINMEHVPIDIYEGTTKEYTQLAIDDNYNRRHISNLQKRAIADHYLGETPELSDHEIARKAKVDHKTVSKVRKEKEAKGEIPKVEKRVGKDEKVRGYQPKETGKTSSPPKGGSGVPGKWKGDNTDPIRDMVRGVSGGKAKIKCPHCGKWVKI, from the coding sequence GAGCTGCTCTCGGTCCAGCATCTTTTCCCCTGGAATAACGATGACCTTGAGCGCACGGCGGCCGACATCAGAAAGAACGGCATCCGGGACGCCATCAAGGTATATCAGAATGCAGACGGCGAATTCTTCATCATCGGCGGCCTTACGCGCCACAACATCGCCCTTGAGATCAACATGGAGCATGTACCGATCGACATCTACGAAGGCACTACCAAGGAATACACCCAGCTTGCCATCGATGACAATTACAACCGGCGGCATATATCGAACCTCCAGAAGCGGGCGATTGCCGATCACTACCTCGGGGAGACGCCCGAATTAAGCGACCACGAGATCGCGCGGAAAGCCAAGGTGGATCATAAGACCGTTTCAAAAGTGAGAAAAGAGAAGGAAGCGAAAGGCGAAATTCCGAAGGTCGAGAAGCGGGTGGGGAAGGATGAGAAGGTGCGGGGGTATCAGCCGAAGGAAACGGGGAAGACGAGTAGCCCGCCAAAGGGTGGGTCAGGAGTACCGGGGAAATGGAAGGGCGACAACACCGATCCTATCCGAGATATGGTGCGGGGCGTGTCCGGTGGTAAAGCAAAAATTAAGTGTCCGCATTGCGGGAAGTGGGTGAAAATATGA
- a CDS encoding ParB/RepB/Spo0J family partition protein, with the protein MSDRIEMIQLDMIEPSPGNRRVGGFDQAKLEQLAESIKAVGVQQPAVVRAFTQAEGEPARYQLVAGERRWRASRIAGVETLPCVVRELDDVTALKIQYIENLQRDDIHPLDESDGYAQLIEHAGYTVEVLASEVGKSASYVYQRMKLASLIPEARKLFVEGTITAGHAILIARLGSEQQKEIISEEEGVLFDYDDDVISVRDLDDYIHNQIMLDLSKITWKLADAELVPAVGSCQDCPKRTGYQPALFADVCKTKKDYCTDRGCFANKQAAIVTRKRDELDGQDIIEVADGYIGGKLPGGVVENWKWNECKKSDKGAQRVLVVAGETPGRLTWGIIRKEQRGTRSNDELEYKERMKKEAAKRKAADEKNMIKLQAVLAAAEAAVPLEALRICVERIWCQWGYDDQATVIKAEGWTEKEMHRTNDTGAKRIRTMDEAQLSRMLLWFAMVSEVKTPTYGTPSSKTIDALMKIYGVKAPEASGKKAKKKKEGAK; encoded by the coding sequence ATGAGCGACAGAATTGAAATGATCCAGCTCGACATGATCGAGCCGAGCCCCGGCAACAGGAGAGTTGGCGGGTTCGACCAGGCGAAATTGGAGCAGTTGGCCGAATCAATTAAAGCCGTGGGAGTGCAACAGCCCGCGGTGGTGAGAGCTTTCACTCAGGCGGAAGGAGAACCGGCGCGATACCAGCTCGTCGCCGGTGAGCGCCGGTGGAGGGCCTCGCGGATCGCGGGAGTGGAAACCCTGCCCTGCGTCGTGCGTGAGCTTGATGACGTAACCGCGTTAAAAATCCAGTACATCGAAAATTTGCAGAGAGACGATATACACCCCCTCGACGAATCGGACGGTTACGCCCAGCTCATCGAACATGCCGGGTACACGGTCGAGGTCCTCGCCTCCGAAGTGGGGAAAAGCGCAAGCTATGTGTACCAGCGAATGAAGCTCGCCTCTCTCATCCCCGAAGCCCGGAAATTGTTTGTTGAAGGGACGATTACCGCAGGCCACGCGATCCTGATCGCCCGCCTGGGCTCGGAGCAGCAGAAAGAGATCATCAGCGAGGAAGAGGGCGTATTATTTGATTATGACGATGATGTTATTTCCGTCCGGGACCTCGATGATTATATACATAACCAGATCATGCTGGACCTCTCGAAAATCACCTGGAAGCTCGCCGATGCTGAGCTCGTGCCGGCGGTCGGATCCTGCCAGGACTGCCCGAAGCGTACCGGGTATCAGCCAGCCCTTTTTGCAGACGTCTGCAAAACCAAGAAAGATTACTGCACTGACCGGGGATGCTTTGCCAACAAGCAGGCCGCGATCGTCACCCGGAAGCGTGACGAGCTGGACGGCCAGGACATTATCGAGGTTGCGGATGGCTATATCGGAGGCAAGCTTCCCGGTGGCGTCGTTGAAAATTGGAAATGGAATGAATGCAAGAAGAGTGATAAAGGCGCCCAGCGTGTCCTCGTCGTTGCTGGTGAGACTCCGGGCCGCCTGACCTGGGGAATCATCAGGAAAGAACAGCGTGGTACGCGATCAAACGACGAGCTGGAATACAAGGAGAGGATGAAGAAAGAGGCGGCGAAACGGAAAGCGGCCGACGAAAAGAACATGATAAAGCTCCAGGCGGTACTCGCTGCAGCTGAGGCGGCCGTGCCCCTCGAGGCCCTGCGGATCTGTGTCGAGCGGATATGGTGTCAATGGGGATATGACGACCAGGCAACAGTCATCAAGGCCGAAGGGTGGACCGAGAAGGAAATGCACCGGACAAACGATACCGGGGCCAAGCGGATCAGGACCATGGATGAGGCCCAGCTCTCCCGGATGCTCCTCTGGTTCGCCATGGTGAGCGAGGTCAAAACGCCAACCTACGGCACCCCGAGCTCGAAAACGATCGACGCGCTCATGAAGATCTACGGCGTCAAGGCTCCGGAGGCCTCCGGGAAGAAGGCGAAGAAGAAAAAGGAAGGTGCGAAATGA
- a CDS encoding VRR-NUC domain-containing protein, whose product MALRHEEIVQRVMLQWSREGRGRLFKNPNGKAWRGRITDERMVDGRKVIELFDAVMLRYGLIAGSSDLIGWELAEYIDIGHEPVTLPIICVIEVKTIAHKRLDPDQRNWFDTIAGIGGRAYLAMECGDGYDLRKWEI is encoded by the coding sequence ATGGCGCTCCGGCATGAAGAAATCGTACAACGGGTAATGCTCCAGTGGTCCCGCGAGGGCAGGGGGCGGCTCTTCAAGAACCCGAACGGCAAGGCGTGGCGGGGACGAATCACCGATGAACGCATGGTCGATGGTCGGAAGGTGATCGAGTTGTTCGATGCCGTGATGCTCCGGTATGGTCTAATAGCAGGCAGTTCAGACCTCATTGGATGGGAACTCGCCGAATATATTGATATCGGCCATGAGCCGGTAACGCTCCCGATTATTTGTGTGATCGAAGTGAAGACGATCGCTCATAAGCGCCTCGATCCCGATCAGCGCAACTGGTTTGACACGATAGCGGGGATCGGCGGCCGGGCCTATCTCGCCATGGAATGCGGCGATGGGTATGATCTGAGGAAATGGGAGATATAA